A window of the Motilibacter rhizosphaerae genome harbors these coding sequences:
- a CDS encoding DeoR/GlpR family DNA-binding transcription regulator, with amino-acid sequence MFAAERRRLISELVATSGAVSLRELARLTGTSEVTVRRDLRSLEAEGLLSRRHGGAVAREALHEPTHSEKSHVAAAEKAAIAAAAAELVEDGEALVLGPGTTTQALARRLTRKRDLTVVTNSLLVAQALSRAPGVDVVMTGGSLRGSIFALVGGDAEHALAGLRVSTAFMSGNGLSAERGLSTPSMLVAGVDRAIAAAARRVVVLVDHTKVGVDTMVQTVPTSRIDLVVTDAAAPPDAVAALRAADVECRVVDVDPTAG; translated from the coding sequence GTGTTCGCAGCCGAGCGCCGCCGCCTCATCAGCGAGCTGGTGGCCACCAGCGGCGCCGTGTCCCTCCGCGAGCTGGCCCGCCTCACCGGCACCAGCGAGGTCACGGTGCGCCGAGACCTGCGCTCCCTCGAGGCCGAGGGCCTGCTCTCCCGCCGCCACGGCGGTGCCGTCGCGCGCGAGGCGCTGCACGAGCCGACGCACAGCGAGAAGTCCCACGTCGCGGCGGCGGAGAAGGCGGCGATCGCCGCCGCGGCCGCCGAGCTCGTCGAGGACGGCGAGGCCCTGGTCCTCGGGCCCGGGACGACGACGCAGGCCCTCGCGCGCCGGCTCACCCGCAAGCGGGACCTCACCGTCGTGACCAACAGCCTGCTGGTCGCCCAGGCCCTCTCCCGCGCCCCGGGCGTCGACGTCGTCATGACGGGCGGGTCGCTGCGGGGGTCGATCTTCGCGCTCGTCGGCGGCGACGCCGAGCACGCGCTCGCCGGGCTGCGCGTGTCCACGGCCTTCATGTCCGGCAACGGGCTCTCCGCCGAGCGCGGCCTCTCGACCCCGAGCATGCTCGTCGCCGGCGTGGACCGCGCGATCGCGGCCGCCGCGCGCCGGGTCGTCGTCCTCGTCGACCACACCAAGGTCGGCGTCGACACGATGGTCCAGACCGTCCCCACCAGCCGGATCGACCTCGTCGTCACCGATGCGGCAGCGCCGCCCGACGCGGTCGCGGCGCTGCGCGCGGCCGACGTCGAGTGCCGGGTCGTCGACGTCGACCCGACCGCGGGCTGA
- a CDS encoding uroporphyrinogen-III synthase codes for MSAALVEGDAPGPERGSATVLAGWTVGVTAARRADELGNLLERRGAKVVHAPAIRIVPLPDDSELLAATRACLTGPLDLAVATTGIGFRGWMEAAEGWGLGDELRERLSAAEVLCRGPKARGAVRAAGLVDAWSPASESSSEVLAHLLEHDLDGKRIAVQLHGEPLPDFIDALLAAGADVVQVPVYRWVPPDDITPLQRMVELVLTGGVDALTFTSAPAVSSLLRIAASAGAEDAVLEALRTRVLPICVGPVTAGPLDRRDVPTVQPGRARIGALVREVCEVLPARAVRLPVAGHALEVRGSAVLVDDTLVPLPPVPMALIKALAKHPGRVVSRAELLRAAPGGGTDEHAVEMAVTRLRAALGDSRCIQTVVKRGYRLAYDPEHALPGPGSADGKYAAT; via the coding sequence ATGAGCGCAGCGCTCGTGGAGGGCGACGCCCCGGGACCGGAGCGCGGCAGCGCCACGGTGCTCGCGGGGTGGACCGTCGGGGTCACCGCGGCCCGGCGGGCCGACGAGCTCGGCAACCTGCTGGAGCGGCGCGGGGCGAAGGTCGTGCACGCCCCCGCGATCAGGATCGTCCCCCTGCCCGACGACTCCGAGCTGCTCGCGGCGACGCGCGCCTGCCTCACCGGCCCGCTGGACCTCGCGGTCGCGACGACGGGCATCGGCTTCCGCGGCTGGATGGAGGCGGCGGAGGGCTGGGGTCTCGGCGACGAGCTGCGCGAGCGGCTCTCCGCGGCCGAGGTGCTCTGCCGCGGGCCCAAGGCGCGCGGTGCCGTCCGCGCCGCCGGCCTCGTCGACGCCTGGTCGCCCGCCTCCGAGTCCTCCTCCGAGGTGCTCGCCCACCTGCTCGAGCACGACCTCGACGGCAAGCGGATCGCAGTGCAGCTGCACGGCGAGCCCCTGCCCGACTTCATCGACGCCCTGCTCGCCGCGGGGGCCGACGTCGTCCAGGTGCCGGTCTACCGCTGGGTGCCGCCGGACGACATCACCCCGCTGCAGCGGATGGTGGAGCTCGTCCTCACCGGCGGTGTCGACGCGCTGACCTTCACCAGCGCCCCCGCCGTGTCCAGCCTGCTGCGCATCGCCGCGTCCGCCGGTGCCGAGGACGCGGTGCTCGAGGCGCTGCGCACCCGGGTGCTGCCGATCTGCGTCGGCCCGGTCACCGCGGGTCCGCTCGACCGGCGCGACGTCCCGACCGTGCAGCCGGGCCGCGCCCGGATCGGCGCGCTCGTCCGCGAGGTGTGCGAGGTGCTGCCCGCCCGCGCGGTGCGCCTGCCGGTCGCCGGGCACGCGCTGGAGGTACGCGGTTCCGCCGTCCTCGTCGACGACACCCTCGTCCCCCTGCCCCCCGTGCCGATGGCGCTGATCAAGGCGCTCGCGAAGCACCCCGGCCGCGTCGTGTCGCGGGCCGAGCTGCTGCGCGCCGCGCCGGGCGGCGGCACCGACGAGCACGCGGTGGAGATGGCGGTCACCCGGCTGCGTGCCGCGCTCGGTGACTCCCGCTGCATCCAGACCGTCGTCAAGCGCGGCTACCGGCTCGCCTACGACCCCGAGCACGCGCTGCCGGGGCCCGGCTCCGCCGACGGCAAGTACGCCGCGACGTGA
- the nirB gene encoding nitrite reductase large subunit NirB — MTHPRQLVVVGNGMVGQRFVESLRARDTAGEWKVTVLCEEPRPAYDRVGLSAWFSGSSEEELSLVPLGFYDDEPLLDLRLGETATAVDREGRTVTTSRGEVLPYDALVLATGSYAFVPPIEGKDLPGTFVYRTIEDLERIKAHAAGRRVGAVVGGGLLGLEAANALLGLGLETHVVEFAPRLMAVQIDEGGGTMLRRKVESLGISVHTSTATKALHAGEDGAVARMEFADGGDIEAEVVIFAAGVRARDELGRSSGLPVGQRGGIVVDASCRTEDPAVYAIGECACIEGAVYGLVAPGYTMAEIVAENLTGGSASFPGADLSTKLKLLGVDVASFGDAHGATADALEVVYADPVAGVYKKLVLTDDAQTLLGGVLVGDASAYPVLRGSVGRALPGSPEALLVGTGGGEIAGPSGDMQVCSCANVTADEIACAIHEGAEDVPALKACTRAGTGCGSCVPLLKKMLATAGVQQSRGLCEHFADLSRADLFDIVRVKRISTFSQLIAEHGTGRGCDICKPVVASILASLGNGHILKGEQAALQDTNDKFLANMQKDGTYSVVPRIPGGEITPEKLIVIGQVAQEFGLYTKITGGQRIDLFGARVEQLPLIWRKLVDAGFESGHAYGKALRTVKSCVGSTWCRYGVQDSVGLAVDLELRYRGLRAPHKIKAGVSGCARECAEARGKDVGVIATEKGWNLYVAGNGGFTPRHADLLAQDLSTEELVRTIDRFLMYYVRTADRLQRTAAWVESLEGGLDHLRAVVVEDSLGICAELDAAMEAHVAGYSDEWRDAIEDPETLKRFRSFVNAPDAPDSDVVFVTERDQHRPATAEERATLVAGARIPLRSEV, encoded by the coding sequence ATGACGCACCCCCGCCAGCTCGTCGTCGTCGGCAACGGCATGGTCGGCCAGCGGTTCGTCGAGTCGCTGCGCGCCCGGGACACCGCGGGCGAGTGGAAGGTGACGGTGCTCTGCGAGGAGCCGCGCCCGGCGTACGACCGGGTCGGCCTCTCGGCGTGGTTCTCCGGCAGCAGCGAGGAGGAGCTCTCGCTGGTGCCGCTGGGGTTCTACGACGACGAGCCGCTGCTCGACCTGCGCCTCGGCGAGACCGCGACCGCCGTGGACCGGGAGGGCCGGACCGTCACCACCAGCCGTGGCGAGGTCCTGCCCTACGACGCGCTGGTCCTCGCGACGGGCTCGTACGCGTTCGTCCCGCCCATCGAGGGCAAGGACCTGCCCGGCACCTTCGTCTACCGGACCATCGAGGACCTCGAGCGGATCAAGGCCCACGCTGCCGGCCGCCGCGTGGGGGCCGTCGTCGGCGGCGGCCTGCTCGGCCTGGAGGCGGCGAACGCCCTGCTGGGGCTCGGCCTCGAGACGCACGTGGTCGAGTTCGCCCCGCGGCTCATGGCCGTGCAGATCGACGAGGGCGGCGGCACCATGCTACGGCGCAAGGTCGAGTCGCTCGGCATCTCCGTGCACACGTCGACCGCGACGAAGGCCCTGCACGCAGGGGAGGACGGCGCCGTCGCCCGCATGGAGTTCGCCGACGGCGGCGACATCGAGGCCGAGGTCGTCATCTTCGCGGCCGGCGTCCGCGCCCGGGACGAGCTGGGTCGCAGCTCCGGGCTGCCCGTCGGCCAGCGCGGCGGCATCGTGGTCGACGCCTCCTGCCGCACCGAGGACCCCGCGGTGTACGCGATCGGCGAGTGCGCCTGCATCGAGGGCGCCGTCTACGGCCTCGTCGCGCCGGGCTACACCATGGCCGAGATCGTGGCCGAGAACCTCACCGGTGGGTCGGCGAGCTTCCCCGGCGCCGACCTCTCCACCAAGCTCAAGCTGCTCGGCGTCGACGTGGCGAGCTTCGGGGACGCGCACGGCGCGACCGCGGACGCGCTCGAGGTCGTCTACGCCGACCCGGTGGCCGGCGTCTACAAGAAGCTCGTGCTCACCGACGACGCGCAGACGCTGCTCGGCGGCGTGCTCGTCGGCGATGCCAGCGCGTACCCCGTCCTGCGGGGGTCCGTCGGACGCGCGCTGCCGGGGTCGCCCGAGGCGCTCCTCGTCGGCACCGGCGGTGGCGAGATCGCCGGCCCCAGCGGTGACATGCAGGTCTGCTCCTGCGCCAATGTCACCGCCGACGAGATCGCCTGCGCGATCCACGAGGGTGCCGAGGACGTCCCCGCGCTCAAGGCCTGCACGCGCGCCGGCACGGGCTGCGGCAGCTGCGTACCCCTGCTGAAGAAGATGCTCGCCACCGCCGGCGTGCAGCAGAGCCGCGGGCTCTGCGAGCACTTCGCCGACCTCTCGCGCGCCGACCTCTTCGACATCGTGCGGGTCAAGCGGATCTCGACGTTCAGCCAGCTCATCGCCGAGCACGGCACCGGGCGCGGGTGCGACATCTGCAAGCCCGTCGTCGCGAGCATCCTCGCGAGCCTCGGCAACGGCCACATCCTCAAGGGCGAGCAGGCCGCGCTGCAGGACACCAACGACAAGTTCCTCGCCAACATGCAGAAGGACGGCACCTACTCCGTCGTCCCGCGCATCCCCGGCGGGGAGATCACCCCCGAGAAGCTCATCGTCATCGGGCAGGTGGCGCAGGAGTTCGGGCTCTACACGAAGATCACCGGCGGCCAGCGGATCGACCTGTTCGGCGCGCGCGTCGAGCAGCTGCCGCTGATCTGGCGCAAGCTCGTCGACGCGGGCTTCGAGAGCGGCCACGCGTACGGCAAGGCCTTGCGCACGGTGAAGTCCTGCGTCGGCTCGACCTGGTGCAGGTACGGCGTGCAGGACTCCGTCGGCCTGGCCGTCGACCTGGAGCTGCGCTACCGGGGGCTGCGCGCGCCGCACAAGATCAAGGCGGGGGTCTCGGGCTGCGCCCGCGAGTGCGCCGAGGCGCGCGGCAAGGACGTCGGCGTCATCGCGACCGAGAAGGGCTGGAACCTCTACGTCGCCGGCAACGGCGGCTTCACCCCGCGCCACGCCGACCTGCTGGCCCAGGACCTCTCGACCGAGGAGCTGGTCCGCACCATCGACCGCTTCCTCATGTACTACGTCCGCACGGCCGACCGCCTCCAGCGCACCGCGGCCTGGGTCGAGTCGCTCGAGGGCGGGCTCGACCACCTGCGCGCGGTCGTCGTCGAGGACTCGCTCGGCATCTGCGCCGAGCTGGACGCGGCGATGGAGGCGCACGTCGCGGGCTACTCCGACGAGTGGCGCGACGCGATCGAGGACCCGGAGACGCTGAAGCGCTTCCGCTCCTTCGTCAACGCCCCTGACGCCCCCGACAGCGACGTCGTCTTCGTGACGGAGCGGGACCAGCACCGGCCCGCGACCGCCGAGGAGCGCGCGACGCTCGTGGCCGGCGCGCGGATCCCCCTGCGGTCGGAGGTCTGA
- a CDS encoding aldose 1-epimerase family protein has translation MAPSGEQFRIESAGYVAEVTEVGGALRALSADGRPLVRGWSAERMMPMYGGALLAPWPNRIGDGAYSFRGVEAQAAMNEPAPRLTALHGLVAWLPWRAVEVEPDRLTLTVPLWPSPAYPWHLECTVTYAVGPDGLTWTLAARNEGDSAAPYGASVHPYFVAAPSGQVDGWRFELPAASFLDVDEERLLPREVLPVEGTDFDFRTARTVGSTFVDHAFTDLEFDAEGRTSMRLLGPDGAGVQLGWDRSCPWVQVHTADRPEPEFDRTGLAVEPMTCPPDAFRTGTDVVVLEPGQEHAVTYRVAAVRP, from the coding sequence ATGGCCCCCAGCGGGGAGCAGTTCCGCATCGAGTCCGCCGGCTACGTCGCCGAGGTCACCGAGGTCGGGGGCGCGCTGCGCGCCCTGAGCGCCGACGGCCGGCCCCTCGTCCGCGGCTGGTCGGCCGAGCGCATGATGCCGATGTACGGCGGCGCCCTGCTCGCGCCGTGGCCCAACCGCATCGGCGACGGCGCGTACTCCTTCCGCGGGGTCGAGGCGCAGGCGGCGATGAACGAGCCGGCGCCGCGCCTCACCGCCCTCCACGGCCTCGTCGCGTGGCTGCCGTGGCGCGCGGTCGAGGTCGAGCCGGACCGGCTCACGCTCACTGTTCCGCTGTGGCCGAGCCCGGCGTACCCGTGGCACCTCGAGTGCACGGTGACGTACGCCGTGGGGCCCGACGGCCTCACCTGGACCCTCGCGGCCCGCAACGAGGGGGACTCCGCGGCGCCGTACGGCGCGTCGGTGCACCCGTACTTCGTGGCCGCGCCCTCCGGGCAGGTCGACGGCTGGCGCTTCGAGCTGCCGGCGGCGTCCTTCCTCGACGTCGACGAGGAGCGCCTGCTGCCGCGCGAGGTGCTGCCGGTCGAGGGCACCGACTTCGACTTCCGGACCGCCCGCACGGTCGGCAGCACGTTCGTCGACCACGCCTTCACCGACCTGGAGTTCGACGCCGAGGGCCGGACGAGCATGCGGCTGCTCGGCCCGGACGGCGCGGGCGTGCAGCTCGGCTGGGACCGCTCGTGCCCGTGGGTGCAGGTGCACACCGCCGACCGTCCGGAGCCGGAGTTCGACCGCACGGGGCTCGCCGTCGAGCCGATGACCTGCCCGCCGGACGCGTTCCGCACCGGCACCGACGTCGTCGTGCTCGAGCCGGGGCAGGAGCACGCGGTCACGTACCGGGTGGCGGCCGTCCGCCCCTGA
- a CDS encoding sirohydrochlorin chelatase produces MTADEQIPVVLAAHGTQEPSGPVTIEAVAAALSERLGGRRVEVGYLDVIEPTVGQTLAALGSTAVVVPLLLAPGYHVDVDLPAVAAEHDHPVERTASVGPDPRIVDAVLERLVEAGYQQGDAIVLGAAGSSSPRSAEATARTVAELALRTGARVLAAYASASRPSPAEAVAQLRAEGHERVALATYLLAPGLFSERMRAAGADVVSEPIGATPALLDVIVDRITAVEAAQPVG; encoded by the coding sequence GTGACCGCGGACGAGCAGATCCCCGTGGTCCTCGCCGCCCACGGCACCCAGGAGCCGAGCGGGCCGGTCACGATCGAGGCCGTCGCGGCAGCGCTGTCCGAGCGGCTGGGCGGCCGCCGCGTCGAGGTGGGCTACCTCGACGTCATCGAGCCGACCGTCGGGCAGACGCTGGCCGCGCTCGGCTCCACCGCCGTCGTCGTCCCGCTGCTGCTCGCCCCGGGCTACCACGTCGACGTCGACCTCCCTGCGGTCGCCGCGGAGCACGACCACCCGGTCGAGCGGACCGCGTCGGTCGGGCCCGACCCGCGCATCGTCGACGCGGTGCTCGAGCGGCTCGTGGAGGCGGGCTACCAGCAGGGCGACGCGATCGTGCTGGGGGCGGCGGGTTCCTCGTCGCCGCGCTCGGCCGAGGCGACCGCGCGCACGGTGGCCGAGCTCGCGCTGCGGACGGGCGCGCGGGTGCTCGCAGCGTACGCGTCGGCGAGCCGCCCCTCGCCCGCGGAGGCCGTCGCGCAGCTGCGCGCGGAGGGCCACGAGCGGGTGGCGCTGGCGACGTACCTGCTGGCACCGGGGCTCTTCTCGGAGCGCATGCGCGCGGCCGGGGCCGACGTCGTCAGCGAGCCGATCGGCGCCACCCCCGCGCTGCTCGACGTCATCGTCGACCGCATCACCGCGGTCGAGGCGGCTCAGCCCGTCGGGTGA
- the nirD gene encoding nitrite reductase small subunit NirD: MTLTTESTAVPQQADAAEGVWTRVCQLDDLQPEVGAAALVAGQQVALFRLLDGTVLATGNQDPFSGANVMSRGIVGTRGDIATVASPMHKQVFDLRSGTCLDDASVALPVYPVVVSNGFVEVRLPEGLPSSVVGRPRAVA, from the coding sequence ATGACGCTGACCACCGAGAGCACTGCCGTCCCCCAGCAGGCCGACGCCGCCGAGGGCGTCTGGACCCGCGTGTGCCAGCTCGACGACCTGCAGCCGGAGGTCGGCGCCGCCGCGCTCGTCGCCGGCCAGCAGGTGGCGCTGTTCCGCCTGCTCGACGGCACCGTGCTCGCGACGGGCAACCAGGACCCGTTCAGCGGCGCCAACGTCATGTCGCGCGGGATCGTCGGTACGCGGGGCGACATCGCGACCGTGGCCTCGCCGATGCACAAGCAGGTCTTCGACCTGCGCAGCGGCACCTGCCTGGACGACGCGTCCGTGGCGCTGCCGGTCTACCCTGTCGTCGTGAGCAACGGCTTCGTCGAGGTGCGCCTGCCCGAGGGCCTCCCCTCGAGCGTGGTGGGTCGCCCGCGCGCCGTCGCATGA
- a CDS encoding diguanylate cyclase domain-containing protein produces MDRSSGSERTAVLSAELRTVFQPIVDLTTGTFVGVEALTRARSGDEEVPPDDLFAAAARTGEGALRDLDERCLAGALARAAEARAPGTVFVNVEPATLGALSTRRLAELASAVAPGVRVVVEVTERDLLDSPAELLAGVRRARECGWGVALDDVGAEPAALALMPFLAPDVIKLDLALVRQQPSLSVATTINAVHAQAERSGALILAEGIETEEHLERALATGARLGQGWRFGRPADAVARVGGALRLPPARAAEARAGTPFAVLSAASAPGVAGVPLLAAMSRQLERQALLLDDLTVVLANFQHVTALTTPTRRRYEALAEVSAFTAVLGPGMPAAPVPGVHGTHVPADDPLAEEWAVCVVGPHYAAAIAAREEEPKEDGERRYAFVLTHDRTRVVEAATLLLERVRRAPAPSHRPSRGGPVPAGAAALPAVELPELLLRAIDTATNGITIADAQQPDWPLVYVNQAFLELTGYAADEVLGRNCRLLQGPKTDPTQVRPIARQLAAGRSVRSTLLNYRRDGSPFWNEVTISPVLGASGEVTHFIGNQDDVTERVQREERASFLAYHDLLTGLPNRVQLLDHLELELARAIRGGHEVAVLFLDLNGFKGVNDTHGHAAGDIVLSTLATRMRGVLRSGDLLARYSGDEFVAVLAHLPAGDPAPAQRAAGHLAAAAAVPVALDTGVRVTVGAAVGIARSPHDGSTPDALLDVADRRMYEAKA; encoded by the coding sequence GTGGACAGGTCGAGCGGCTCGGAGCGCACCGCCGTCCTCAGCGCGGAGCTCCGTACGGTCTTCCAGCCCATCGTCGACCTGACCACCGGCACGTTCGTCGGGGTCGAGGCGCTGACGCGGGCGCGCTCCGGCGACGAGGAGGTCCCGCCCGACGACCTGTTCGCGGCGGCGGCGCGTACGGGCGAGGGCGCCCTCCGCGACCTGGACGAGCGGTGCCTCGCCGGCGCGCTCGCCCGGGCTGCGGAGGCGCGGGCCCCGGGCACGGTGTTCGTCAACGTCGAGCCCGCCACGCTCGGCGCGCTGTCCACCAGGCGCCTCGCCGAGCTCGCGAGCGCGGTCGCGCCCGGAGTGCGGGTCGTCGTCGAGGTCACCGAGCGCGACCTGCTCGACTCCCCCGCCGAGCTCCTGGCCGGCGTGCGCCGCGCGCGGGAGTGCGGGTGGGGGGTGGCGCTCGACGACGTCGGCGCCGAGCCCGCCGCGCTCGCCCTCATGCCCTTCCTGGCGCCCGACGTCATCAAGCTGGACCTCGCCCTGGTCCGCCAGCAGCCGTCGCTCTCGGTCGCCACCACCATCAACGCCGTGCACGCGCAGGCCGAGCGCAGCGGCGCGCTCATCCTGGCGGAGGGCATCGAGACCGAGGAGCACCTGGAGCGCGCCCTCGCGACCGGCGCCCGGCTCGGCCAGGGCTGGCGCTTCGGCCGGCCGGCCGACGCCGTGGCCCGCGTCGGTGGCGCGCTCCGGCTGCCTCCGGCCCGGGCGGCGGAGGCGCGCGCCGGCACCCCCTTCGCCGTCCTCAGCGCGGCGAGCGCGCCGGGCGTCGCCGGGGTCCCGCTGCTCGCCGCGATGTCGCGCCAGCTCGAGCGCCAGGCCCTGCTGCTCGACGACCTCACCGTCGTCCTCGCCAACTTCCAGCACGTCACCGCGCTGACGACGCCGACCAGGCGCCGCTACGAGGCACTCGCGGAGGTCTCGGCGTTCACCGCCGTCCTGGGTCCGGGGATGCCGGCCGCGCCGGTCCCGGGCGTGCACGGGACGCACGTGCCCGCCGACGACCCCCTCGCCGAGGAGTGGGCCGTCTGCGTCGTCGGCCCGCACTACGCCGCGGCCATCGCCGCCCGGGAGGAGGAGCCGAAGGAGGACGGGGAGCGCCGGTACGCGTTCGTCCTGACCCACGACCGCACGCGCGTCGTCGAGGCTGCGACGCTGCTGCTGGAGCGCGTACGTCGTGCACCGGCCCCGTCGCACCGCCCCTCGAGAGGCGGCCCCGTCCCTGCGGGGGCTGCTGCGCTTCCCGCCGTGGAGCTCCCCGAGCTCCTGCTGCGGGCGATCGACACCGCGACCAACGGCATCACGATCGCCGACGCCCAGCAGCCGGACTGGCCCCTCGTCTACGTCAACCAGGCCTTCCTCGAGCTCACGGGCTACGCCGCCGACGAGGTGCTCGGCCGCAACTGCCGCCTGCTGCAGGGGCCGAAGACCGACCCCACGCAGGTGCGGCCGATCGCCCGCCAGCTCGCCGCGGGGCGCTCGGTCCGCAGCACCCTGCTCAACTACCGGCGTGACGGCTCGCCGTTCTGGAACGAGGTGACGATCTCGCCCGTCCTCGGCGCGAGCGGGGAGGTCACCCACTTCATCGGCAACCAGGACGACGTCACCGAGCGCGTGCAGCGCGAGGAGCGGGCCAGCTTCCTGGCCTACCACGACCTGCTCACGGGCCTGCCGAACCGCGTGCAGCTCCTCGACCACCTCGAGCTGGAGCTCGCCCGCGCGATCCGGGGCGGCCACGAGGTGGCCGTCCTCTTCCTCGACCTCAACGGGTTCAAGGGCGTCAACGACACGCACGGCCATGCGGCCGGCGACATCGTGCTCAGCACCCTCGCCACCCGCATGCGAGGAGTCCTCCGCAGCGGTGACCTGCTCGCGCGCTACAGCGGCGACGAGTTCGTCGCCGTCCTCGCCCACCTGCCGGCGGGCGACCCCGCTCCGGCGCAGCGGGCGGCCGGGCACCTCGCCGCCGCCGCAGCGGTGCCGGTCGCGCTGGACACGGGCGTCCGCGTGACCGTGGGGGCTGCCGTGGGTATCGCCAGGTCACCGCACGACGGCAGCACTCCCGACGCGCTGCTGGACGTGGCGGACCGGCGCATGTACGAGGCGAAGGCCTAG